A portion of the Pseudomonas protegens CHA0 genome contains these proteins:
- the rplL gene encoding 50S ribosomal protein L7/L12, translating into MSLTNEQIIEAIGQKTVLEVVELIKAMEETFGVTAAVAAAGPAAAAAVVEEQTEFNVMLTEAGEKKVNVIKAVRELTGLGLKEAKAVVDGAPAMVLEAVAKEAADKAKAALEEAGAKVELK; encoded by the coding sequence ATGTCTCTGACTAACGAGCAAATCATCGAAGCAATCGGCCAGAAAACCGTTCTGGAAGTTGTTGAGCTGATCAAAGCAATGGAAGAAACCTTCGGCGTTACCGCTGCTGTTGCCGCTGCTGGCCCAGCTGCTGCTGCCGCTGTTGTTGAAGAGCAAACTGAATTCAACGTCATGCTGACCGAAGCTGGCGAGAAGAAAGTTAACGTGATCAAGGCTGTACGTGAACTGACCGGTCTGGGCCTGAAAGAAGCCAAGGCTGTAGTTGACGGCGCTCCTGCCATGGTTCTGGAAGCTGTTGCTAAAGAAGCAGCTGACAAAGCCAAAGCAGCTCTGGAAGAAGCAGGCGCTAAAGTCGAGCTCAAGTAA
- the rplJ gene encoding 50S ribosomal protein L10, whose protein sequence is MAIKLEDKKAIVAEVNEAAKAALSAVVADARGVTVGAMTGLRKEAREAGVYVRVVRNTLLKRAVEGTQYDVLNDAFVGPTLIAFSKEHPGAAARIFKEFAKGQEKFEIKAAAFEGKYLAANEIDVLASLPTRDEAIAKLMSVIQGATSKLARTLAAIRDQKEAAAA, encoded by the coding sequence GTGGCAATTAAACTCGAAGACAAGAAGGCCATCGTCGCTGAAGTCAACGAGGCTGCCAAAGCCGCTCTGTCCGCTGTCGTGGCTGATGCCCGTGGTGTGACAGTAGGCGCTATGACCGGACTCCGTAAAGAGGCCCGCGAAGCTGGTGTTTATGTACGTGTCGTACGTAACACCCTGCTCAAGCGCGCTGTTGAAGGCACTCAATATGACGTGCTCAACGACGCGTTCGTCGGCCCTACCCTGATTGCATTCTCCAAGGAACATCCGGGCGCTGCCGCTCGTATTTTCAAAGAGTTCGCAAAGGGTCAGGAAAAGTTCGAGATCAAGGCAGCTGCGTTCGAGGGCAAGTACCTCGCAGCAAACGAGATCGACGTGTTGGCTTCGCTGCCAACTCGCGACGAAGCTATTGCGAAGCTGATGAGCGTGATTCAAGGCGCTACCAGCAAGCTGGCTCGTACTCTGGCGGCTATTCGCGACCAGAAAGAAGCTGCTGCTGCCTAA
- the rplA gene encoding 50S ribosomal protein L1: MAKLTKRQKAIAGKIEAGKAYNFVEAAALLTELSTVKFSESVDVAVNLGVDPRKSDQVVRSATVLPHGTGKTVRVAVFTQGPAAEAALAAGADRVGMDDLAAEMKGGDLNYDVVIASPDAMRVVGQLGQVLGPRGLMPNPKVGTVTPDVASAVKNAKAGQVRYRTDKNGIIHTSVGKVGFDAVKLKENVEALIADLKRIKPASSKGIYVKRVTLSTTMGPGLVIDQGSLDV, from the coding sequence ATGGCTAAGCTGACCAAGCGCCAAAAGGCTATCGCCGGCAAGATTGAAGCAGGCAAGGCCTACAACTTCGTAGAAGCCGCCGCTCTCCTGACCGAGCTGTCGACCGTTAAGTTCAGCGAGTCCGTAGACGTTGCTGTGAACCTGGGCGTAGACCCACGTAAATCTGACCAGGTTGTTCGTAGCGCTACTGTGCTGCCACACGGCACTGGCAAGACTGTACGTGTAGCTGTGTTCACCCAGGGCCCAGCAGCTGAAGCTGCTCTGGCTGCCGGTGCAGACCGCGTAGGTATGGACGATCTGGCTGCCGAAATGAAAGGCGGCGACCTGAACTATGACGTGGTTATTGCTTCCCCGGATGCAATGCGCGTTGTGGGTCAGCTGGGTCAGGTTCTGGGTCCTCGCGGCCTGATGCCTAACCCGAAAGTCGGTACCGTTACGCCAGACGTAGCTTCGGCAGTTAAGAACGCCAAGGCTGGTCAGGTTCGCTATCGCACCGACAAAAACGGCATCATCCACACTTCCGTTGGCAAGGTCGGCTTCGACGCCGTCAAGCTGAAGGAAAACGTTGAAGCCCTAATCGCTGACCTGAAGCGTATCAAGCCAGCTTCTTCGAAAGGCATCTACGTCAAGCGCGTTACCCTGAGCACCACTATGGGCCCAGGTCTGGTCATCGACCAGGGTTCGCTGGACGTATAA
- the rplK gene encoding 50S ribosomal protein L11 produces the protein MAKKITAYIKLQVKAAQANPSPPVGPALGQHGVNIMEFCKAFNARTQGLEPGLPTPVIITVYSDRSFTFETKSTPASVLLKKAAGLTSGSARPNTVKVGTVTRAQLEEIAKTKNADLTAADMDAAVRTIAGSARSMGLNVEGV, from the coding sequence ATGGCTAAGAAGATTACTGCTTACATCAAGCTGCAAGTTAAGGCCGCTCAGGCCAACCCAAGTCCACCCGTTGGTCCAGCTCTGGGTCAGCACGGCGTGAACATCATGGAGTTCTGCAAAGCTTTCAACGCCCGTACTCAGGGTCTTGAGCCAGGCCTGCCGACTCCTGTGATCATCACTGTTTACAGTGACCGCAGCTTCACTTTCGAAACTAAGAGCACCCCCGCTTCGGTTCTGCTGAAGAAAGCTGCTGGCCTGACCAGCGGTTCCGCTCGTCCAAACACCGTTAAGGTTGGCACTGTTACCCGTGCTCAGCTGGAAGAAATCGCGAAAACCAAAAACGCGGATCTGACTGCAGCTGATATGGATGCAGCCGTGCGTACTATCGCCGGTTCTGCTCGTAGCATGGGCCTTAACGTGGAGGGTGTGTAA
- the nusG gene encoding transcription termination/antitermination protein NusG, protein MAKRWYVVHAYSGYEKHVMRSLIERVKLAGMEDGFGEILVPTEEVVEMRNGQKRKSERKFFPGYVLVQMDMNEGTWHLVKDTPRVMGFIGGTADKPAPITDKEAEAILRRVADGSDKPKPKTLFEPGEVVRVTDGPFADFNGTVEEVNYEKSRIQVAVLIFGRSTPVELEFSQVEKA, encoded by the coding sequence GTGGCTAAGCGTTGGTACGTTGTGCATGCTTACTCGGGTTACGAGAAGCATGTAATGCGTTCGTTGATCGAGCGTGTGAAGCTGGCTGGCATGGAAGATGGCTTCGGCGAGATTCTGGTCCCCACTGAAGAAGTGGTTGAGATGCGCAATGGCCAGAAGCGCAAAAGCGAGCGTAAATTCTTTCCAGGCTATGTGCTGGTACAGATGGACATGAATGAGGGTACTTGGCACTTGGTCAAGGACACTCCTCGTGTCATGGGCTTTATTGGTGGTACTGCCGATAAGCCGGCTCCTATCACTGACAAAGAAGCGGAAGCGATTCTGCGTCGTGTTGCTGATGGCAGCGACAAGCCCAAGCCTAAGACCCTGTTTGAGCCGGGTGAGGTGGTCCGTGTTACTGACGGCCCATTCGCTGACTTTAACGGTACGGTTGAAGAAGTTAACTACGAAAAGAGCCGCATTCAGGTGGCAGTGCTCATTTTCGGTCGCTCTACTCCGGTAGAGCTAGAGTTCAGTCAGGTCGAGAAGGCATAA
- the secE gene encoding preprotein translocase subunit SecE → MTPKAEAQGSRFDLLKWLVVVALVIVGVVGNQYYSASPILYRVLALLVIAAVAAFVGLQTAKGKSFFVLVKEARTEIRKVVWPTRQETTQTTLIVVAVVLVMALLLWGLDSLLGWLVSLIVG, encoded by the coding sequence ATGACTCCTAAGGCTGAAGCTCAAGGCTCTCGCTTCGATCTGCTCAAGTGGCTGGTTGTTGTTGCCTTGGTGATTGTTGGTGTTGTTGGCAATCAGTACTACTCTGCTTCGCCGATCCTGTACCGCGTCTTGGCGCTACTTGTCATTGCTGCAGTTGCTGCCTTCGTTGGTTTGCAGACTGCCAAGGGTAAGTCGTTCTTTGTCTTGGTTAAGGAAGCGCGCACTGAGATTCGTAAAGTCGTATGGCCAACTCGCCAAGAGACCACGCAGACCACATTGATTGTTGTGGCTGTGGTTCTGGTCATGGCGTTGCTGTTGTGGGGGCTAGATTCCCTGCTCGGCTGGCTTGTTTCCTTGATTGTTGGCTAA
- the tuf gene encoding elongation factor Tu — protein sequence MAKEKFERNKPHVNVGTIGHVDHGKTTLTAALTRVCSEVFGSARVDFDKIDSAPEEKARGITINTAHVEYDSNIRHYAHVDCPGHADYVKNMITGAAQMDGAILVCSAADGPMPQTREHILLSRQVGVPYIVVFLNKADMVDDAELLELVEMEVRDLLSTYEFPGDDTPIIIGSALMALNGQDDNEMGTTAVKRLVETLDTYIPEPERAIDKPFLMPIEDVFSISGRGTVVTGRVERGIVRIQEEVEIVGLRDTQKTTCTGVEMFRKLLDEGRAGENCGVLLRGTKRDDVERGQVLVKPGTVKPHTKFTAEVYVLSKEEGGRHTPFFKGYRPQFYFRTTDVTGNCELPEGVEMVMPGDNIQMTVTLIKTIAMEDGLRFAIREGGRTVGAGVVAKVIE from the coding sequence ATGGCTAAGGAAAAGTTCGAACGTAATAAGCCGCACGTTAACGTGGGTACTATCGGTCACGTTGACCACGGTAAAACCACTTTGACCGCTGCTCTGACTCGCGTTTGCTCCGAAGTTTTCGGTTCGGCTCGTGTTGACTTCGACAAGATCGACAGCGCCCCAGAAGAAAAAGCTCGTGGTATCACCATCAACACTGCGCACGTAGAGTACGACTCGAACATTCGTCACTACGCGCACGTTGACTGCCCAGGTCACGCCGACTACGTCAAAAACATGATCACTGGTGCTGCCCAGATGGACGGCGCGATCCTGGTTTGCTCGGCTGCCGATGGTCCGATGCCACAAACTCGTGAGCACATCCTGCTGTCCCGTCAGGTAGGCGTTCCGTACATCGTTGTCTTCCTGAACAAGGCTGACATGGTTGACGACGCTGAGCTGCTGGAACTGGTTGAGATGGAAGTGCGCGATCTGCTGAGCACTTACGAATTCCCAGGTGACGACACTCCGATCATCATCGGTTCGGCTCTGATGGCTCTGAACGGCCAAGACGACAACGAAATGGGTACCACCGCTGTTAAGCGTCTGGTAGAAACTCTGGATACCTACATCCCAGAGCCAGAGCGTGCAATCGACAAGCCGTTCCTGATGCCAATCGAAGACGTATTCTCGATCTCCGGTCGTGGCACCGTGGTAACTGGCCGTGTTGAGCGTGGTATCGTTCGCATCCAGGAAGAAGTTGAGATCGTTGGTCTGCGCGACACTCAGAAAACTACCTGCACCGGCGTTGAAATGTTCCGCAAGCTGCTCGACGAAGGTCGTGCTGGCGAGAACTGCGGCGTTCTGCTGCGTGGTACCAAGCGTGACGACGTTGAGCGTGGCCAGGTTCTGGTTAAGCCAGGCACCGTTAAGCCGCACACCAAGTTCACCGCTGAAGTTTACGTTCTGAGCAAGGAAGAAGGCGGCCGTCATACTCCGTTCTTCAAAGGCTACCGTCCACAGTTCTACTTCCGTACTACTGACGTGACTGGTAACTGCGAGCTGCCAGAAGGCGTTGAAATGGTAATGCCAGGTGACAACATCCAGATGACTGTCACTCTGATCAAAACCATTGCGATGGAAGATGGTCTGCGTTTCGCTATCCGTGAAGGCGGTCGTACCGTCGGCGCTGGCGTCGTAGCCAAAGTCATCGAATAA
- the birA gene encoding bifunctional biotin--[acetyl-CoA-carboxylase] ligase/biotin operon repressor BirA: MSTLLELLKDGRFHSGQALGQALGVSRSAIWKQLQLLEAELGLVIHKVRGRGYQLATPITLLSSAEIGRSSISSGSWDIRILDSIDSTNAQALRSIEEGSVAPFLVLAERQTVGRGRRGRKWVSPFAENIYYSLVLRMDGGLRQLEGLSLVVGLAVMHTLREYGIPDAGLKWPNDVLVGQKKVAGILLELVGDPADVCHVVLGIGINVNMQSAEEIDQEWTSVRLESGKVIDRNQLVARLNEVLVSYLERHRLNGFSAIQGEWEQGHLWQGRAVSLIAGVNKIDGVVLGIDRQGALRLSVEGEEKTYSGGELSLRLRDGS, translated from the coding sequence ATGTCGACGTTGTTAGAGCTTCTGAAAGATGGGCGATTTCACTCGGGTCAGGCGCTCGGTCAGGCGCTGGGTGTTAGCCGTAGTGCTATATGGAAGCAGTTACAGCTTCTTGAGGCGGAGTTGGGGCTTGTCATTCATAAGGTGCGAGGCCGCGGTTACCAGCTGGCCACTCCAATCACATTGCTGAGCAGTGCTGAGATAGGCCGCTCCTCTATTTCCAGTGGCTCCTGGGATATCCGAATTCTCGACTCTATCGACTCCACGAATGCACAGGCGCTGCGATCCATTGAAGAAGGGAGTGTGGCTCCTTTTCTTGTGCTAGCTGAGCGCCAGACGGTGGGGCGAGGCCGTCGTGGTCGTAAGTGGGTAAGCCCTTTTGCCGAAAATATCTATTACAGCCTCGTCTTGCGTATGGACGGAGGTCTCCGGCAATTGGAAGGGCTTAGCCTGGTCGTTGGGTTGGCAGTCATGCATACCCTTCGTGAGTATGGAATTCCTGATGCGGGTTTGAAGTGGCCAAATGATGTTTTGGTTGGTCAGAAGAAGGTCGCGGGGATACTTTTGGAGTTGGTGGGTGATCCTGCGGATGTGTGTCATGTGGTCCTGGGCATTGGGATCAATGTGAATATGCAAAGCGCTGAAGAGATCGATCAGGAGTGGACTTCGGTTAGGTTGGAGTCTGGCAAGGTTATTGATCGCAATCAGCTTGTTGCTCGATTGAATGAGGTTCTTGTGTCTTATCTGGAGCGTCATCGGCTGAATGGCTTCTCCGCGATCCAGGGCGAGTGGGAGCAAGGTCACCTCTGGCAGGGGCGTGCTGTGTCTCTGATCGCGGGCGTAAATAAGATCGATGGTGTTGTGTTGGGTATTGATCGCCAAGGAGCTTTGCGGTTGAGCGTTGAGGGGGAGGAGAAAACGTATAGCGGCGGGGAGCTCAGTCTAAGGTTGCGTGATGGCTCATGA